One window of the Labilibaculum sp. genome contains the following:
- the atpE gene encoding ATP synthase F0 subunit C, which produces MITLTILLQAAASMGIAKMGAAFGAGLAAIGAGIGIGKIGGSALESIARQPEASGDIRSNMIVAAALIEGAAFFAIIICLLAIVL; this is translated from the coding sequence ATGATTACATTAACAATTCTTCTTCAGGCTGCAGCAAGTATGGGCATTGCCAAAATGGGTGCTGCATTTGGAGCTGGTTTAGCTGCCATTGGTGCTGGTATTGGTATCGGTAAAATTGGTGGTAGTGCTCTTGAGAGTATTGCCCGTCAACCAGAAGCTTCTGGAGATATTCGTTCAAACATGATCGTTGCTGCGGCTCTTATTGAAGGCGCTGCATTTTTTGCGATTATCATTTGTTTGTTGGCTATCGTATTGTAA
- a CDS encoding AtpZ/AtpI family protein, protein MKKNKEDNKSSLEKRKQQVTSLAKYSGLAFQMIAIILLVLFGGFQLDKYLGNEFPLFTIIGAFGGVVLSLYFALKDLLKK, encoded by the coding sequence ATGAAAAAAAATAAGGAGGACAACAAAAGCTCCCTCGAAAAGAGAAAACAACAAGTGACCAGTTTGGCAAAATATTCTGGTCTGGCATTTCAAATGATTGCCATCATACTTTTGGTCTTGTTTGGAGGGTTTCAGTTGGATAAGTATTTGGGAAATGAATTTCCATTATTTACAATTATCGGAGCTTTTGGTGGCGTTGTATTATCTTTATATTTTGCGTTAAAAGATTTGCTGAAAAAATAA
- the atpB gene encoding F0F1 ATP synthase subunit A → MKNIHRFLLIFFLALNVIPVFASGDEHAEPASQETHEKEKFEPGNFIMDHIADSYDWHVCSVGDIHVTMPLPVIVYSRHSGFHMFMSSNFHHGHSDYEGFSIAKEGQYRGKVVEMVNGQEIRPFDISMTKNVVAMLTSMVILLWVFISVAKSYTRRKGKAPKGLQSFVEPIIIFIRDEIAKPAIGEKKYAKYMPYLLTIFFFIWLNNLMGMVPLLPGGANVTGNITITMVLALFTFVITSVNANKSYWKHIVNTPGVPWWLKFPIPLMPLVEVMGVFTKPFVLMVRLFANITAGHMIVLAFVSLIFIFGQISPGLGYGTSVVSVLFVVFMDMLELLVALIQAYVFTLLSALYFGMATEEHH, encoded by the coding sequence ATGAAAAACATTCATCGATTTCTGTTGATTTTCTTCTTAGCATTAAATGTTATTCCGGTTTTTGCCTCAGGTGATGAGCATGCAGAACCTGCTTCTCAAGAAACACATGAAAAAGAAAAGTTTGAGCCAGGAAATTTTATAATGGATCACATTGCTGATTCTTACGATTGGCATGTTTGTAGTGTTGGTGATATTCATGTAACCATGCCTTTGCCGGTGATTGTTTACTCCAGGCATTCCGGATTTCACATGTTCATGTCCAGTAATTTTCATCATGGGCATTCTGATTACGAAGGTTTTTCGATTGCCAAGGAAGGGCAATACAGAGGAAAAGTAGTTGAAATGGTTAACGGACAAGAAATTCGCCCGTTTGATATATCAATGACCAAGAATGTTGTTGCCATGCTAACAAGTATGGTTATTCTGCTTTGGGTCTTTATTTCTGTAGCTAAATCTTATACAAGACGAAAAGGAAAAGCTCCCAAAGGTCTTCAGTCTTTTGTTGAGCCAATTATAATTTTTATTCGGGATGAGATTGCAAAGCCTGCTATCGGCGAGAAAAAATATGCAAAATACATGCCCTATCTTTTAACCATTTTCTTTTTTATTTGGTTGAACAACTTAATGGGTATGGTTCCATTGTTACCGGGAGGAGCAAATGTCACCGGAAATATTACCATAACAATGGTGTTGGCATTGTTCACTTTTGTAATTACATCAGTGAATGCAAATAAATCGTATTGGAAACATATTGTGAATACTCCTGGTGTACCATGGTGGCTAAAATTCCCGATTCCTTTGATGCCTTTGGTTGAAGTAATGGGTGTTTTCACGAAACCATTTGTTTTAATGGTCCGACTCTTTGCCAACATTACTGCAGGTCATATGATAGTTTTGGCTTTTGTTAGTTTGATTTTCATTTTTGGTCAGATTAGTCCGGGATTAGGATACGGAACCTCAGTTGTATCAGTACTTTTTGTTGTATTTATGGATATGCTTGAGCTGTTGGTAGCCTTAATTCAGGCCTATGTGTTTACGCTTCTTTCTGCGCTTTACTTTGGTATGGCAACAGAAGAGCATCATTAA
- a CDS encoding beta-ketoacyl-ACP synthase III, with amino-acid sequence MSKINAVITGVGAYVPDYVLTNEELSTMVDTTDEWIMTRIGIKERRILKGEGKGSSDLGARAVEELLKKTNTSPENVDLLICATVTPDMQFPATANIISDKLGINDAFSFDLNAGCSGFLFALVTGSKYIQSGMYKKVVIVGAEKMSSIVDYTDRQTCPIFGDGAAAVMLEPTTENIGIIDEMLHTQGFGRKHLHQKAGGSCKPASHETVDAREHFIYQEGNHVFKHAVSNMADVSVEMMEKHGMTADDLAWLVPHQANNRIIEATAKRMGLAKEKVMINIQKYGNTTSATIPLCLWEWENQLNKGDNIILSGFGAGFTWGSILLKWGYNPK; translated from the coding sequence ATGTCAAAAATTAATGCAGTAATAACTGGTGTTGGAGCTTATGTTCCAGACTATGTTCTTACCAATGAGGAATTGAGCACCATGGTTGATACAACCGATGAGTGGATTATGACTCGTATTGGTATTAAGGAAAGAAGAATTCTAAAAGGCGAAGGAAAAGGATCTTCAGATTTGGGGGCAAGAGCTGTTGAAGAGCTTTTGAAAAAAACCAATACCTCTCCTGAGAATGTTGATTTGTTGATTTGTGCAACAGTAACTCCTGACATGCAATTTCCGGCAACGGCTAATATCATTAGCGATAAATTGGGAATTAATGACGCATTTAGTTTTGATTTGAATGCGGGATGTTCGGGATTTTTATTCGCATTGGTTACTGGTTCAAAGTACATTCAATCAGGAATGTACAAAAAAGTGGTAATTGTTGGTGCTGAAAAAATGTCATCAATCGTTGATTATACAGATCGTCAGACTTGCCCTATATTTGGTGATGGAGCGGCAGCAGTAATGTTGGAGCCAACTACCGAAAATATTGGTATAATCGATGAAATGTTGCATACTCAAGGATTTGGCAGAAAACATCTGCATCAAAAAGCTGGCGGATCTTGTAAGCCGGCAAGTCATGAAACCGTTGATGCCCGTGAGCATTTCATTTATCAGGAAGGAAATCATGTCTTCAAACATGCTGTTTCCAATATGGCAGATGTTTCCGTTGAAATGATGGAAAAACATGGCATGACAGCGGATGATTTGGCATGGTTGGTACCTCATCAGGCGAATAACCGTATTATTGAAGCTACAGCAAAACGAATGGGATTGGCGAAAGAGAAAGTAATGATCAATATCCAAAAATACGGAAACACTACTTCAGCTACAATACCTTTGTGTTTATGGGAGTGGGAAAACCAATTGAATAAAGGTGATAACATTATCCTTTCGGGATTTGGAGCTGGGTTTACCTGGGGTTCTATTCTTTTGAAATGGGGTTACAATCCTAAATAA
- a CDS encoding polymer-forming cytoskeletal protein, with product MSKNNEVQPTAVNLICDGTSITGDIQASRDIRIDGFLNGKMNVNGKVVVGNTGKIQGDVHCKTIDVSGMVEGNIIASEMVNLKNTAIILGNITTDKISVEPGAKFTGSCKMGESVPKKDEKK from the coding sequence ATGAGCAAAAACAATGAAGTACAACCAACCGCAGTGAATTTGATCTGCGATGGAACATCCATAACCGGGGATATTCAAGCGTCAAGAGATATTCGAATTGATGGGTTCCTGAACGGGAAAATGAATGTGAATGGAAAAGTTGTTGTCGGGAATACCGGTAAAATTCAAGGAGATGTTCATTGTAAAACAATTGATGTTTCCGGAATGGTAGAAGGCAATATTATTGCTTCAGAAATGGTTAATTTAAAAAACACCGCAATTATTCTTGGAAATATAACTACCGATAAAATTTCTGTTGAGCCAGGAGCCAAATTTACCGGATCCTGTAAAATGGGCGAGTCAGTTCCAAAAAAAGATGAAAAAAAATAA